The Sciurus carolinensis chromosome X, mSciCar1.2, whole genome shotgun sequence DNA segment ACACAGTGCCTGTGATGAGGGCTGCCTGGCTCATTAAGATGACTTCTGCCTACTATGCAGCAATCACTGAAACCAAGGTTAAGAAGAGACATGTTGACCCCTTCATTGGTGAGTAATTCCTAACACCAGACATACCTTTGATGGCTTCAAAGGAGTGCTGCAGAAGCCCTTGGAATCATCTTCCTTCCTGATCTATATTCCTTGCTTCTACTTATATTGCATCTACTCAATTAGTAAACATCAAGTAATTTGATTACCTGTTGTGTTCATGTCCTGGACTGAAAAGATGACCAATAGATAATCTCTGCCCTTAGGATACTTACAGTCTACTAGGAATGCTTAGGTAAATTTATATTGATGTTTAAATAACATCAATATAAAACATGGTGAATGTCAAAAGGGGAGACAGACCGGGCATGGTGGTTTTATGTCGGTAATCCCAGcgacttaagaggctgaggcaggaggatggcaatttcaagGCCTGCCTGAGCAactttagtgagacactgtctcaaaataaaaaattagaaaaagggactgggattgtggctcagtggtagctcacttgcctagcaggtatgaggcactaaattcgatcctcagcaccatattaaaaatatgaataaaaaataaaggtattgtgtccttatacaactaaaaattatttttataaaagttataaaaagtgcttggaatgtagctcagtgacaaagcacccctggattcaattcccagtaccaaaaaagaggaCACAGAACACAGATGGTTCTTGGCAACTTCAGTGGACAGAAAGATTACATTCTCTTGGGGATAGTTGTGAAGGCCTTAGGAAGGTGGCATTTGACTAGAGGCTAAGAGGAAGAATATAATTTAGAATTGTGATTGGGGGTGGGAGTAGAGAACAAAAGGTATTCTAAGCAGAAGGATAGTGTCAAATTGTCCCTTTTCCATCTTACCTCTAGAATGGACTCAGATCATCACCAAGTACTTATGGGAGCAGCTACAGAAGATGGCTGAATACTACCGGCCAGGGCCTGCAGGAAGTGGGGGCTGTGGTTCCACAATAGGACCCTTGCCCCATGATGTGGAGGTGGCAATCAGGCAGTGGGACTACaacgagaagctggccatgttcATGTTTCAGGTAGGGAGGAGGCCATGTTTTATGGGACATTGAATTGAGTCTAACCTTGGTCTCTGTCACTATAGAATAGAATGTGCCTGTCATTTTGCCCCAGTTGTGGTTCTCTTTATCCTTTAATTTACTTTATCCACTTCATCTTTTATAGTCCCTGGGCTGAACTAATACTCTTCCCATCCCTGTTACCATAGGATGGAATGCTGGACAGACATGATTTCCTAACCTGGGTGCTAGAATGTTTTGAGAAAATCCGCCCTGGAGAGGATGAATTGCTTAAACTACTGCTGCCCCTACTGCTTCGAGTAAGGCCTAGGGTTTGGGGTGGGGAGGATTTGAGGAAGACAAAGATATTACATCAGTGTCCCTTGGAGAGAATTAGGGACCTTGATGATCATGTCTTCACAGTACTCTGGGGAATTTGTTCAGTCTGCATACCTGTCCCGCCGCCTTGCCTACTTCTGTACCCGGAGACTGGCCCTGCAGCTGGATGGCATGAGCAGCCACTCATCTCATGTTATATCCACCCAGTCAACAAGCACACTGCCTACCACTCCTGCCCCTCAGCCCCCAACTAGCAGCACACCCTCCACTCCCTTTAGTGACCTGCTTATGTGCCCTCAGCACCGGCCCCTGGTTTTTGGTCTCAGCTGTATACTACAGGTATGTACTAGGTGAGCCCAAGGAAGTATTACGATGTAGCTTGAGAAGAACTGGGTGCCTATGCTAGAGAATGGGGGTGATTCCAAATTGGAGGTGGGAGTAGGCACTGAGTACTCTCTTAGGAGATTGATGCTTCTCAGTAATGGAGTGTTAGTTCCCCTTTGGGTGTTTTGGCCGGCCTTTCCTAGGGCTAAATAATAGGCCCAAAAGCTTTTCAGAAGGGGGGCAAAAGGAGGGGATCAGAGATGGATTGATGCCTGCCTCTGGGACTCAGAGTAACATTGGGTAACTTAGGGTTGGATCTTACAATGGAATTCTGGAGAGGTAGTCATGGTAACTGAGTTTGACTTAGCTGTTTCTGTATGGCAGACCATCCTCCTGTGTTGTCCTAGTGCCCTGGTTTGGCACTACTCACTGACTGATAGCCGAATTAAGACGGGTTCACCACTTGACCACCTGCCTATTGCCCCTTCCAACCTGCCCATGCCAGAGGGCAACAGTGCCTTCACTCAGCAAGTAAGTCTGACCATTAGCCTGATACTCCTAGATTGGGATATGAGTCTAAATTCCTCTTCTAGAAATAGTGATTTGGAGTCTGGTACTGTTCTTTTAGCCTTTTGTATGCCTGAGTACATCCTTAAAGCTTCCTTTTTGATATTGCAGGTTCGTGCAAAGTTGCGGGAGATTGAGCAGCAGATCAAGGAGCGAGGACAGGCAGTTGAGGTTCGCTGGTCTTTTGATAAGTGCCAGGAAGCCACTGCAGGTGGGTGTCAGAGGACAAATAGTAGGAAGTATCTTTGAGGAAAGGATGGTGTGATAAGGACATAGAGATCTGAGAGTCAGAATACTTTGGACCTCTGGTTAAGTCCCCTTTTCTGCTTGTCCTCCTTAGGCTTTACCATTGGACGGGTGCTCCATACTTTGGAAGTGCTGGACAGTCATAGTTTTGAGCGCTCTGACTTCAGCAACTCTCTGGACTCTCTTTGTAACCGAATCTTTGGATTGGGGCCTAGCAAGGATGGGCATGAGGTGAGCAAGAAGGGGAATAGAGAGAGCAAATATTGCAAAATTAGACGTAAGTATGAGGGGAAGGCAGGGTGAGGCATTGATCTTCCTGGGcccattttgtttggtttggttttggtgccaaggatttaacccaggggtgctcaaccactaatCAACATCCTGGGcactttttattatgtattttgagacagagtctcgctaagtagcttagggccttgctaagttgctgagtctagctttgaacttgcaatcctcctgcatcagcctcctagcagctgggattacagatgtgcaccactgtgccagctcAGGATGTTTTAAGATGGGGtctggtcttttaaaaaattcaactcaGCATacccagatttcttttttctttatttctctctctctttctttcttctttcttttctttttctttttctttttctttttctttttctttttctttcaactgGGAATcgcacccaggggtgctttaacactgagctacatccacagtctattttttattttgagacagggtctcactaagttgcttaaggccttaccTAATTggtgaggatggcctcaaacttgtaatcctcctcgCTAAGCTTCCAGAGGTGctgagatttcaggcatgtgccaccatgcccagcaacatACCCAGATTTCTACAGAAATTATGATTCCACGAAAGATTTTGAGAATATGAAGAGGGCTGGTAACTTTCAAAGTGCAAAGTGATTTTGGAATATAAACAATCTCTTTGGATTGAATTCCATAGAAGTTTCTTGTTGACTTGTATTCCTGAACCATTAAACATGAATATATGGGCTAAGGAATAGTTTCTTTTGGTAAATAATTAGCAAATGCTGTgcataattaaagaaaaagaaaaaattagaattctgGTTTTTGTCCCCAGCCTACCTTACTCATCCTTATCTTCCTTTGGTTTCCAGATCTCTTCTGATGACGATGCTGTGGTATCATTATTATGTGAATGGGCTGTCAGCTGCAAGCGTTCTGGTCGGCATCGTGCCATGGTGGTAGCCAAGCTCCTGGAGAAGAGACAGGCAGAGATTGAGGCTGAGGTTGGCCAATGGGAAGGAATTTCAACTGGGGTTGGAGATCCCAGAGAGGGCAAGGTGGTACTGGGACTAAAGTTGAAGGtatgaaaacaataaagaagtggtagagccaagtgcagtggcacatgcttatattccagtgactcaggaggccgagacaggagatcacaagttcaagatgaGCCTTAGCAGTTTAGGgacaccctcagcaacttagcaagatcctatctaaaaaaataaaaggtacttGGGGTGatgcttagtggtaaagcatccctgggttcaatccccaatagagATCCTACAGGGAATGTTAAGGACATGGGGCATGAGTAGAAAGGAGCAGATTGATAACTGGTTAGAGAAGAGATCAAGTCTGCAGCTGGGAGGTAGCAAAGAGTGAAGAAACAGGGAAAAGTCAATCCTCAGTTTGTTCTCTCATCTTGCAGCGTTGTGGAGAATCCGAAGCAGCAGATGAGAAGGGTTCCATTGCCTCTGGCTCCCTTTCTGCTCCTAGTGCTCCCATTTTCCAGGATGTCCTCCTGCAGTTTCTGGATACACAGGCTCCCATGCTGAGTATGGACCCCTGCCACCCTCTGGTTGTTCCACCTAGACTTAGCTACCACTGTTACCAGAAAGCATAATTAAGGGCTTTCTGCTCCGTATTTGTCTTGGGTTCTATACAGAATTGCTTTTAGACATAATAATTTGTGTCCTTCAGCAATTTTTGGATGGGAGGGGTTCATTCCTATTATTGCCTCAGGGTATTTATTCCTCTCTGAGGTACTCATGCCTCAGGTGCCTCCTCTTTCTGACCCCTTCTTTTGTGCTCTGCTAACTCATCTCTCCTCGTTCCCTCTTTCCAGCGGATCCCCGAAGTGAGAGCGAGCGGGTGGAATTCTTTAACTTGGTACTGCTTTTCTGTGAACTGATTCGACATGATGTTTTTTCCCACAACATGTATACTTGCACTCTAATCTCCCGAGGGGACCTTGCCTTTGGAGCCCCTGGTCCCCGGCCTCCCTCTCCCTTTGATGATCCTGTCGATGACCCAGAGCGCAAGGAGGCTGAAGGCAGCAGCAGTAGCAAGCTGGAGGTGAGTGGTTTTTCCTTACCCATGATTGTTTCTTCTGACATTCCCATCCATGGTTCCCAGAGGCCCCTGAGACTCTCATTTGTCCAAGAAGGGTAGtattttctttgtactttgtGATTTACAAAGCACTCtcatgtcagtttttttttttcatttggtctTTACAACAGAAGTACATTTATCTCCCGTTTAAAGCTAATGGAAACTGAGCTCCATACTTAGTGACTAGACAGGGCTTGAATCTGGAACCTGTGCTTTCCCTAGTATGGTCTGTTTTCTCCAGTTCTCCCATGAACTTTTCTAGACAGTGGGGAGCATTCCTCTAGGGCTAAAGCAGCTCTGCTTATGTTCTATGCCCACAGGATCCAGGACTCTCAGAGTCTATGGACATTGACCCTAGTTCCAGTGTGCTCTTTGAGGATATGGAGAAGCCTGACTTCTCAGTAAGTGAGATCCTGAGCATGGTAAAATCCAGCTCCTTAGATTCTCCCATTTTGTCTCTTCTTGGAATTTCTTTGTACTCCCTTATCCCCTTTTCTCTTCAATGTTCCACCCTTTTGCCTTTTCTCAGTTGTTTTCCCCTACTATGCCCTGTGAGGGGAAGGGCAGCCCATCTCCTGAGAAACCAGATGTGGAGAAGGAGGTGAAGCCACCACCCAAGGAGAAGATCGAAGGGACCCTTGGGGTTCTTTATGACCAGCCACGACATGTGCAGTATGCCACACACTTTCCCATCCCCCAGGTACTGTTCCCCAACATCTTGCAGTGATCTCTTTTGCCCAGATTTCTGTCCAAGGAATTTGCCGAGGGGATGGAGCTTTTCCTGAGGGCTTGGGTGTTCTGGGAAGGGGTTCGAGCATGGGGGAGCTGAGGGATACAGAGCATGCTGctaagaggagggaaggagatcCATGCTGGAGTCTGATGGTGCTGCTGGGATGCAGGAGGAGTCATGCAGCCATGAGTGCAACCAGCGGTTGGTTGTACTATTTGGGGTGGGAAAGCAACGAGATGATGCCCGCCATGCCATCAAGAAAATCACCAAGGATATCCTGAAGGTTCTGAACCGCAAGGGGACAGCAGAAACTGGTGGGTTTGAGGCTTCTTAAACAGATCTCCCCCAAAGAATGCCCTAGTCAGTCTTCCCATCCCCAGCGTAGGGAACTCCCCAGTCATGTCCCAATGTCCTGTCTCTTGGAGTCTCTGAGAGCTCTAGTCCTTTTGAAACTTCCCCCCTCATTCCCCCCCTCTGCAGACCAGCTTGCTCCTATTGTGCCTCTGAATCCTGGAGACCTGACATTCTTAGGTACCTCACAGTAAGCCCCAtactgccctccctccctcccccttccttccctcaacCTAGCACCTCCCTGTACATATTCCTCTAAGGTCCACATAGACTGTGGTCCACTAAACCTTTGTTTCACAGTCCCATTCATCCTTCCCTtcacccctccccagcccttccttgaccctcccttcccttcttccctttccttcccaccctcccttttcccctccctccctcccatagCCTTCTCTCCAtatccctctcccctccccagtcAACTAGTTATCTTGTCTGTCCTGACTCATCCCTTTCAACTGTTCCTTCAGGTGGGGAGGATGGGCAGAAGCGGCGCCGCAACCGGCCTGAAGCCTTCCCCACTGCTGAAGATATCTTTGCTAAGTTCCAGCATCTTTCACATTATGACCAACACCAGGTCACTGCTCAGGTGTGGGCCTAAGCCAGCCCCCTTCCCGCATTCTGACCTCCTGTCctattttcccttcccttttttctttttccccttcctagGCAGGCTAAGCCTGCTGGTCTCATCCCCTTCCACCATCATCCTTTCCTGCTTCCCTGgatcttcttccctctctccactCCCTTCTCACTCCCACTGCCCTTATCAGGTCTCCCGGAATGTTCTGGAGCAGATCACGAGCTTTGCCCTTGGCATGTCATACCACTTGCCTCTGGTGCAGCATGTACAGTTCATCTTCGACCTCATGGAATATTCACTCAGCATCAGTGGCCTCATCGACTTTGCCATTCAGGTGGGGAAGATAGGGAAGATAGGGTGGAGAGAAAAAATTCTTGCTATATAGATCATGAGGATAGGGGTAGAAACTTCAGCTAGTATCCCAGGCTATTTGGAGGGGCAGAAAGACTAGCACAGGGGGAGTGGAACATGAGCTAAGACTGCAGGAATAGAGACTCAAGTGCTCCCCAGGGAGGCCCAGGAGACAGATTAGAACATTGGGCACAGTCTGTCCTGCCACTGTGGAATTCATAGAAGTGTGTCCTGGAGACTGGTTAGAGGTATCATTTATGGAGTAAAGGACAGTATGGCACATGGTAACAGGACCTTTCTGTACTGAGGCAGCTCCAACATGAAGGGGCACCAGCCTGGCATACCAGGTTCCTCACAGGAAGCGGGGTTATGAGTGACATGAGGGGCCTCTTCTCATCTCTCACCTTCATTCTCTCTGCTAGCTACTGAATGAACTGAGTGTAGTTGAGGCCGAGTTGCTTCTCAAATCCTCTGATCTGGTGGGCAGCTACACTACCAGCCTGTGCCTGTGTATTGTGGCCGTTCTGCGGCACTACCATGCCTGCCTCATCCTCAACCAGGACCAGATGGCGCAGGTCTTTGAGGGGTAAGTAGGgcttgcctcaaaaaaaaaaaaaaaaaacaccaaaacttGAAACACAGGGCTCTGGCAAATGCCAATGCAATTGGCCTGGGAAGAACATGTGAGCTCACACTGTGGGGAAGTGCCTGCAATTCAGATGGATAGGGAATAGTGTTACCAGGAGGCTTAAATCTGTTTCAAGGGGCGTTTGTGCCCTGGGCCCTGTACACCACCTGCTAATCCTCCCAACCCTGCTTCTTATGACAGGCTGTGTGGCGTAGTGAAGCATGGGATGAACCGATCAGATGGCTCCTCTGCGGAACGCTGTATCCTTGCTTATCTCTATGATCTGTACACCTCCTGTAGCCATTTAAAGAGCAAATTTGGGGAGCTCTTCAGGTAAGAGAGGTGGGAGGTAAAGGGTAGAGAGTGGGACCTAGTCCCATCTCCTTCCCATTACCACCCACCCCAGGAGCAGAGCACAGCCCAAGGCCCTGCTGTCTACACAGGGTCACTTATGGACTGTGTCCTCCATATGTTGTTGCATTACTAAGAGTGGGccttcttcctctctgcctccagaGGCCCCTGTTCCTTATTCTCATGTGGTTCCTTTCCTGCCCAGTCTGCCAGAGCCCACCTCCTTTTTTCTTGTCCCAAGGTCCCTTGTCCCTcactccctccttttttttttccttttctcccatcTCCTGACCATCCCTGTACCTCACCTTCACCAGACGTTCTTCAACACTGCTATCTCCTTTCCCCGACCCCCGCAGCGACTTTTGCTCAAAGGTGAAGAATACCATCTACTGCAATGTGGAGCCATCAGAATCCAATATGCGCTGGGCACCCGAGTTTATGATCGACACCCTGGAGAACCCTGCTGCTCATACCTTCACCTACACAGGGCTAGGCAAGAGTCTTAGTGAGAACCCTGCTAACCGCTACAGCTTTGTCTGCAATGCCCTTATGCACGTCTGTGTAGGGCACCATGATCCCGATAGGTATGGGGCATACTGAGTGAGGAATGGGCATTGAACCCCTACCTGGTATTGGGAGGGGTGACATACCCGGGAGGTACTATACCCTTGATAATGAACAGTTAAAGAATCAGAGGTTTTGTGGAGCAAGGCTTTTTCTGAGGGCATTTGTACATTTTCCCTAGGGTGAATGACATCGCAATCCTGTGTGCAGAGCTGACCGGCTACTGCAAGTCACTCAGTGCAGAGTGGCTAGGAGTACTTAAGGCCTTGTGCTGCTCCTCTAACAATGGCACTTGTGGTTTCAATGATCTCCTCTGCAATGTAGATGTAAGACTTGGGGTAGCTTCTTGGTGGAGAATGGGGAAGTTAGTGGGGCAGGGGACTAGGCATGATTATCAAGGTCGTAGTGGGTCAGAATTCTGTAGAGGGGAAGCACATGGCTTTCCCTGGGTGCCTCTTCTGTGCCCTGAGCCATCATGTCCGTTTTTTCCTCCAGGTCAGTGACCTGTCCTTTCATGACTCCCTCGCTACTTTTGTTGCCATCCTCATCGCTCGCCAGTGTTTGCTCCTAGAAGATCTGATTCGCTGTGCTGCCATCCCTTCACTCCTTAATGCTGGTGAACTATCAACCCATAACTCCTAGAATTTCTAGACCCCACGTTTCAATACACATTCAGTTACCGTCCTCTCATTGTTCAGTGTGGAACACCCTGCTGTGGCTCCCAGGTCCTCACCTGAAGGCCGGTTCTTTGGTGTACCCCAGGCTGGAAGGGGCTTGTTTTCTAAACCTGAATTTGTAGCCCTGactttttcatttgtgtgtgtacatgtgttgcGTGCactgtgctgggaatcaaacccagggccttgtgcatgctaaacatATGCTCTGATGCTGAGCTATATCAGCAGCCCAACAACATTGCCATTTTTCAACTGTTCAACTGCATAATAGTTTCTGCTGTACCTCTCCTTCAGTATTCTTTCTCCCcattcatttttcccctttaacCGCCCTCCCCACAGTTCAGCTTCAGCCTTTTCCAGATCTGCTTTGTCTTCATCTTAGCTTGTAGCGAGCAGGACTCAGAGCCTGGGGCTCGGCTTACTTGCCGCATCCTTCTCCACCTATTCAAGACACCACAACTAAATCCTTGCCAGTCCGATGGAAGTAAGTGACCCTGATCAGAGTCAGGCAGCAGTAGAAAGTGGGCCTCCCCACCCTGTGGTCTCTACTCTTGCTTCCCCTGACTTCAGCTCCCTCTCCAGACAAGCCTACAGTAGGAATCCGCTCCTCCTGTGACCGCCACCTGCTGGCTGCCTCCCAGAACCGCATCGTGGATGGAGCTGTGTTTGCTGTTCTCAAGGCTGTGTTTGTACttggtatgggggtaggaagggagTGGTGCCAGAAGTGTGTATAGGGTGGAGTGCCAGCTAAACTACAAGAGACAGTCTTTCTCACTTCTGAAGGTGGTCTCTCTGACcttcagggaggagaggagggagagaagtatATTTCTGTCCCATAGGGCAACATTTGGGGAGTTTCTGCCTCTGTGGGCCTGGGGTGGATCTCTACACAGTGTTCTGATCTTACTCTGCCCTCCCTATCTCCGACCCGTGAACCACAGGGGATGCGGAACTGAAGGGTTCAGGCTTCACTGTGACGGGAGGAACAGAAGAACTTccagaagaagagggaggaggtggcAGTGGCGGTCGCAGGCAGGGTGGCCGCAACATCTCTGTGGAGACAGCCAGTCTGGATGTCTATGCCAAGTACGTGCTGCGCAGCATCTGCCAACAGGTCAGTCTcaccttccccccacacctcctcAATGCCACTGTATAATATGGTCCTGTTTCCAGCTTGTGATCACACTACCTCTTTACTATATGTCAGGTCCCTGACCTATCCCCAGCATATCACCCTTATTCCTAACCCCGTCACTGGTTGCCCCCAGTCCCCTGATTATCAGCTTCCTCAGGAATGGGTAGGAGAACGTTGCCTTAAGTCGCTATGTGAGGACAGCAATGACCTACAGGACCCAGTGTTGAGTAGTGCCCAAGCCCAGCGCCTCATGCAGCTCATCTGCTACCCACATCGACTTCTGGACAACGAGGATGGGGAAAACCCCCAGAGGCAGCGCATTAAGCGTATTCTTCAGGTAGGCCAAGGTGATGGGCGTTttggaggaagcagagggaccCAACCTGAGAAATAGTGGAATcaagaaaaagagcaagaagaCCAACAGGGATGTAGGATAAAGGGGATGAGAGAAACAGCTCCAGTATGTGTTTAGGCATAAATCCACTATGGCCTAAGCTCAGGAGTAAGTTAGGTGCATGCACAGCTGTCTGGCGTGAGGATGGCTCATCAGTGGGAGGCATAGCATCTGGGAGGCCTAGTTTTTGGCTCTATATATTTGGCACATTGGTTGTGATGCAGTAACTGAATAGTAATAGCTAGTCCTTATTGAGTACATACTTTGTGCTCAAGTATTGTACATGGCACCATGTGTagcattttgcaaatattttctcccttaatTTTTGCAACCCTATGAGGAGGGTGTGAGTATCCCTTTTTGaccagtgaggaaactgaggcttgaagAGGTTAAGTAACTCCAAGGTCACACACTAGTAAGTTTAGAGTCAGTAGTGAGCCTAGGTATGCCTGTGCCCTTTCCACTGCTTCAAATGTTTAGGGGACTGGAGGATGGAAAAATAAGGCCATCGAGGACAAGCTAAGGGAATGAGGTCTCTTCAGCTCAGAGGAGATAATGCCAAAGGGAGATTAGCCAACAGTAGCCTTCCAGTCTCTACAGGACTTTGAAAGATTGTCCTGTAAAGGTCCTGTCAGGGACACTGAGCAGCTGACCTGAAACAACAGAACAGG contains these protein-coding regions:
- the Med12 gene encoding mediator of RNA polymerase II transcription subunit 12; this encodes MAAFGILSYEHRPLKRPRLGPPDVYPQDPKQKEDELTALNVKQGFNNQPAVSGDEHGSAKNVNFNPAKISSNFSSIIAEKLRCNTLPDTGRRKPQVNQKDNFWLVTGRSQNAINTWFTDLAGTKPLTQLAKKVPIFSKKEEVFGYLAKYTVPVMRAAWLIKMTSAYYAAITETKVKKRHVDPFIEWTQIITKYLWEQLQKMAEYYRPGPAGSGGCGSTIGPLPHDVEVAIRQWDYNEKLAMFMFQDGMLDRHDFLTWVLECFEKIRPGEDELLKLLLPLLLRYSGEFVQSAYLSRRLAYFCTRRLALQLDGMSSHSSHVISTQSTSTLPTTPAPQPPTSSTPSTPFSDLLMCPQHRPLVFGLSCILQTILLCCPSALVWHYSLTDSRIKTGSPLDHLPIAPSNLPMPEGNSAFTQQVRAKLREIEQQIKERGQAVEVRWSFDKCQEATAGFTIGRVLHTLEVLDSHSFERSDFSNSLDSLCNRIFGLGPSKDGHEISSDDDAVVSLLCEWAVSCKRSGRHRAMVVAKLLEKRQAEIEAERCGESEAADEKGSIASGSLSAPSAPIFQDVLLQFLDTQAPMLTDPRSESERVEFFNLVLLFCELIRHDVFSHNMYTCTLISRGDLAFGAPGPRPPSPFDDPVDDPERKEAEGSSSSKLEDPGLSESMDIDPSSSVLFEDMEKPDFSLFSPTMPCEGKGSPSPEKPDVEKEVKPPPKEKIEGTLGVLYDQPRHVQYATHFPIPQEESCSHECNQRLVVLFGVGKQRDDARHAIKKITKDILKVLNRKGTAETDQLAPIVPLNPGDLTFLGGEDGQKRRRNRPEAFPTAEDIFAKFQHLSHYDQHQVTAQVSRNVLEQITSFALGMSYHLPLVQHVQFIFDLMEYSLSISGLIDFAIQLLNELSVVEAELLLKSSDLVGSYTTSLCLCIVAVLRHYHACLILNQDQMAQVFEGLCGVVKHGMNRSDGSSAERCILAYLYDLYTSCSHLKSKFGELFSDFCSKVKNTIYCNVEPSESNMRWAPEFMIDTLENPAAHTFTYTGLGKSLSENPANRYSFVCNALMHVCVGHHDPDRVNDIAILCAELTGYCKSLSAEWLGVLKALCCSSNNGTCGFNDLLCNVDVSDLSFHDSLATFVAILIARQCLLLEDLIRCAAIPSLLNAACSEQDSEPGARLTCRILLHLFKTPQLNPCQSDGNKPTVGIRSSCDRHLLAASQNRIVDGAVFAVLKAVFVLGDAELKGSGFTVTGGTEELPEEEGGGGSGGRRQGGRNISVETASLDVYAKYVLRSICQQEWVGERCLKSLCEDSNDLQDPVLSSAQAQRLMQLICYPHRLLDNEDGENPQRQRIKRILQNLDQWTMRQSSLELQLMIKQTPNNEMNSLLENIAKATIEVFQQSAETGSSSGSTANNMPSSSKTKPVLSSLERSGVWLVAPLIAKLPTSVQGHVLKAAGEELEKGQHLGSSSRKERDRQKQKSMSLLSQQPFLSLVLTCLKGQDEQREGLLTSLYNQVNQIVNNWREDQYLDDCKPKQLMHEALKLRLNLVGGMFDTVQRSTQQTTEWAMLLLEIIISGTVDMQSNNELFTTVLDMLSVLINGTLAADMSSISQGSMEENKRAYMNLVKKLQKELGEHQSDSLEKVRQLLPLPKQTRDVITCEPQGSLIDTKGNKIAGFDSIFKKEGLQVSTKQKISPWDLFEGLKLSAPLSWGWFGTVRVDRRVARGEEQQRLLLYHTHLRPRPRAYYLEPLPLPPEDEEPPAPTLLEPEKKAPEPPKTDKPGAAPPSTEERKKKSTKGKKRSQPATKTEDYGMGPGRSGPYGVTVPPDLLHHANPGSISHLSYRQGPIGLYTQNQPLPAGGPRVDPYRPVRLPMQKLPTRPAYPGVLPTTMTGVMGLEPSSYKTSVYRQQQPAVPQGQRLRQQLQQSQGMLGQSSVHQMTPSSSYGLQTSQGYTPYVSHVGLQQHTGPAGTMVPPSYSSQPYQSTHPSTNPTLVDPTRHLQQRPSGYVHQQAPTYGHGLTSTQRFSHQTLQQTTMLGTMTPLNTQGVQAGVRSTSILPEQQQQQQQQQQQQQQQQQQQQQQQQQQQQQYHIRQQQQQQQILRQQQQQQQQQQQQQQQQQQQQQQQQQQQHQQQQQQAAPPQPQPQSQPQFQRQGLQQTQQQQQTAALVRQLQQQLSNTQPQPSTNIFGRY